The genomic interval aaatgtttggttggaccatacataagacaaatatggaaatatttgtcgcaatggaagcGCGGATAGGCCACATCttttatggaagagttggaccatatttggtttaatcatgaattagtcatgaactaacTTGGTTTATTAATTTGTAAACCAAACCAAGGgattaatggactaattttttggTTAAaggataatgagttggatttgagctttttaatccaactcattaatgagggctatatattgatatggttgagagaaaattatacacatgatatcattaattggcttgtaaggtttttggaaaaccttaactcaatttctcttctcctctccctttgtcgccgccaacaaggggaagcctttCCCCTTGTTgacgtgaccaccacaagggagaaaacatgcttctctttctcttcctcttgatccctcttcttcgctagTGGTtagtaacttctgaaggagagacttgtactcaaggagttgtcttgaggagctcggcgtggatacgaatagaggcaaggttcgacaacgtcgctatggttgatgcccttctcattacaaGTTATCCataaggtacacctagcgtaaatttactttccataaaaatttaattatgcgatcatatttgacatgttgtatcTTTGTATTCGTGTGGTGCGTGTGAtataataatttagaattattattattttattttccgctacgcatgtttacgaaatatgttttagcacacaccgcatcgggCATATCTCAACATAAATCCAATCGGCCCCTAAGCCAATCAGACTCCTTCTAGGAGACAATATTATCATAGAATTGTAACAACTTGATAGAGAATAATGACTACTTACCAGAGAATATTCTACTACTCTGATATATGCACGTAACTGGACTTTCCTTTGCTTAGAGGAAGGTTGTTGTATGTCCTCCATTACTCGATTTATTCTGATACTAGATATTTTCTGATGTCTCATTATTGCAGAGATTATAAGAGACGGTGTAAAAAAGGattctctccgttggccaggtacacGCACGTGCATGTATACACATCCACATTACTATTTTACTGTTcatattattctctatttttagCCAGGGCTACAGTTTTGACTTAAGTATCAGAGTACCTGTGTCAAGGACCCCCTCCCTGGTTCTTACTCTAGGTTCCTGTTTGCCCTCTTTGTGGTGCACTAGATTTGCAATTTTCAACTCTAGGTCATTCCTCCGTCATCAATATTCCTATCCTTTTATTCGCCGCTCATCCATTCAACTTCTAAACGGGATCAAAGTATAAGACTTAGTAAAAGTGATCAATCCTTTTTGCTATTTATGACTGATGATTTGGGGTATACATGAAAGAGTCATGTGATCTTTTGATGAATAATATCAAACAAAAAGGGCTGGTATTTTGTTTATGGCATGAAAAAGATGGTAAGTTTTGATCACATGATCGGATAGTTGTAAATAACAAATGAAGAGCTAGTCTATTTAATTTGCATCATTTTAAGTTTATTTGGAACAATTTAATAATAGTATTTAGATAATAATTGTTACTTGGAGAGCTAGTctgattttaattgatatttctTAAACTTTAAATAGAATACTAAGTGGAGATGATCTCGAAGGGTTTAAcgttgagtttttaatttttttatattttttaatagcaCCGGATATCTTATTTGTAgtcgattaattttaaaaatactcagttctataaattttttttcttctattatCAAGAGAAATCTAAAAATACTTATATTGACAATCAAAATTTACAATCAATAATCAAAATTTATCATTAttgcagaaaaaaaaaatacttagttacAATTAGAAATCAAATAATGAATGCTTAAAATATTATTGGGATGTCCGCACTGTACGAAAGAGGCAGGATCCTTTAGATCGTTTTtacaattcaaaaaataattcatcgCCATCTATTTTATAAATGGAGACCAACTATTATATCAATACATGGACCATCTTCTAAATCCCATTTTACGGTCTAGAAGATGTTCTCTGCTGCATCAAGCTCAAATCTATCCAAAATGGTAAACTGTGCCAAACCCCTCTCCATCAATGGTCATAGACAGTGGACTTTGCACTAATAGGCCAATTTATATCCGCTAAACACGGGCCAAACTAAGTTACCTAATGACATTTAGCCCCTTTCTTAAACCTCGCTCGGATCTAATTCAGAGAAAACTAACATTAAAATACAGTTACTTTTTACCCACCGAGTACCTCAATGAGCGAGTCTCCGTAACGTAGGTCCCGATCCTGTACCTGCTGGTCCATTGTGCGGGTTTAACGTGTTCGAGTGAGAAATGAATCCAAATATCGCATTACAAATAACCTCTCTCTATCGTGCTGTGAAGAAGCTTCGCCCTCTGGAAGCAGCAGCAGTTGCCAGATCCACAGCTCGAGCCCTTCGTCCTCGCCACTTTCCTTCTCTTCAATCCTCCGATGGCGCGCCTCGATCCTTGCATTGCTCCTCCTCTTCTCGGGTTCGTGGTTTTCTGTGGCATTCTCGCCCCCTTCGTGGACGGCTCGGTGCACAGCTACGTCGGCGAGAAGTTTGTCCCCAAAGGCAACGCTTTCATCCTTCACGGAGGTAGCGAGGGACTCTACGCCTCCGTCCCCGGTGGCAACGCCACCTCCGGTAGCGGGGAGTCCTTTATCCGGtacttctccttgtccttgtttgTTCGATAGATCTGAGGTGTCTTGATTTGGTTCCTGGGTTTTAGGCTACTGTGGGGACGGGATCTATGGAGAAGCAGGAGATTGGGGGATTGAGAGCTGAATTGTGTTGCGGCACAAACTTTCCAACATTGAGTTGATGTTTTATGGATCTAACACTAGGATCTCTCCATGACTGGTGGTATTAGTATCAATGTGATTTCCCAATGAGTCGAATTTTTTGCTAGATTCCAAATTGCTATAATTTGAAATGGAATCAGTTAGAGAAGTGAAATATCATAGACAATGTATCATAGAAGTGAAATATATTATAGAGGACTCAACATCAAATGGACTAAACCCAAAATAAACAACAAAGGACTAGTAATACCTTCAATACTCTTCCTCAGGTTGGATAATAGATAATATCTATGCTGAATCTGTCACATAACTTATCTTGAATAAATCAAAAGTGTGGTATGTATTCAAATTCCTACCTTTTTTCTTTTAGAAAATTGTTACATAATTTAGGAAAACATCTCACAGAAAGGAAACAAAATCTAACATGGCAAGGAAGTAGGTGTCGATTCCTTCAACCTTACATCAATGCATCGAAAAAGAGAGATAGGATGAGATGAAACCCTAGGAGAAAATGTCTTGAGTGAACATGTCCTATAGCATGACATCACACAACAGATGGATAGAGGTGGTCCGAGGGGTGTCATTGAGTGGATAAGGCGTGATCCTAAGAGATTATCTCCAGagtgggcttctccttgctatgaGATAATATCTGACATGCAAACTATAGGGAGaaggaaagcactcaacgagAACTGATTGTTGTTACTAGGGTTAAAGGGATCGTCAATGTACAACAACGAGAGTCAACTCCATGGCAGACAAGATCAACTCGAGAACCACCTACTATTTGGGATTGGTTCCAAGGGTTAAATAAGAACCAAAACCCTGACTTGAATATTAGATAAACTTGAGCACCAAAGCATCTTTTGCTGAAGCAAAAGTATGCAGGTTTGGCACAAAGAGATGGACAACATGCCAATCCGCACATTGAGACTGAGAGAAGCACAGTGCTGATGCTGCTGGGTGGCTGCAATGCTTGAGAGGGAGGAAACAGGTGGAAGGCTATTGCTGAAATTGATTGCCTCACCCTTAAGAACATTAGTGTAGGAAACCTCACGCTAAACAGAAATTATTCTACCATTTGAATAGGGAAAAGAGGTAttttatataatgttattttTGGAAATGGACACTTATTTCTTGGTACACAACACTCAACATAAACCCTAAAAAGATCCATATGGGACTAAACTCACAATACCACAACTGAATTAATAACTCATAGTTCATCTAATGGAGAAAATCCAATCATTTTATTCCTGAGTTAACTAGCATTATTCTAGAGCAAGTTTGATAGAATTGGATTGTATTAATTCAAGGAAACCTGAAATATCAGAATATCATAAGGTTTCATATCAATAGAACTCTGTAAGGTTTtagatttttaataatatttagtgTCTCCATGAATTTCACACCTATTTTCATTTGGTTTCTCTGGCAAAGTCTCTTCCTGCGAGTCAAATCTGAAAGTCAGTTTTTAGTTCCAAGTTAGTGTTTTCATTTTTGGTATATTACACCGTAGTTCTAGTTCACTTAAAAGTTGAACATATGACAATGTTCTTAATCCTACAACACGATCTAAACAAAGAAGTACTTTCTTTTTTAGCTAGATATTAAGACTTAAAAGGTCAGATGTGGTGTCAACAACCATTTGAAATGTTTCTACTTTGTGATCTGAATAGATAATTGAGTTATAAAATCATCTCTCCTCTTTCTATTCCCAATATGAGGCTGAATGGATTGAACCTCTTCCAATTCTGCACTAGCAGGAGCCTCATATATTGGGATTTGCTGTTTCTTTTATTAAAGGACAAATAGTTTACAACAATATCTTTCACAAAGTGTTTTGTGTGAATATTCTTCCCACTTACTTTTCATGGCAAATCCATAGTTATTCATGTGTTGACTTTGTTTCCTTTTTTCAGCTTTGATAAGATCACTTTCACACGAACTGAGGAAGCTGCTCAAAGTAGTAAAGAGATGGATTCTGTTATGGTGCAAGCAATTGTGTTTGAGGTAGAAGATCGAGAAATAATTGGTGGATCAGCCTATGGTGGACAACGAGCTATTTGCTGCACCTCAGATCTGGCGAAATTAGGTGCTTGCACTCAGGGTACAGTCATTTATAGGACTAGTAAACAAAATCCTAACTGGCCTCAAGTGATAACTGCAACTTTCAGTGCAAAAAATCATGTTACAACTTTGCCATCTCACAGTATTTCCATCACAAGAACTGGGATGTACAACCTGTATTTTATATATTGTGATCCATCACTTAAAGGATTGGTGATAGAGGGGAAGACTGTGTGGAAAAATCCTTCTGGCTATCTGCCTGGAAGGATGGCCCCTCTCATGTATTTTTATGGGGTTATGTCGTTTGCATTTGTGATACTTGGAATGTTTTGGTTCTCACAGTATGTGAGGTTTTGGAGAGAGGTTCTTCCACTTCAGAACTGCATAACACTTGTCATCACATTAGGCATGTTTGAAATGGCATTGTGGTACTTTGAATATGCTGAGTTCAATGCAACTGGTCTCAGACCGATAGGAATCACCTTTTGGGCAGTAACCTTTGGCACAGTAAAGAGAACGGTGTCACGAGTTATCATTCTTGTTGTTTCTATGGGGTATGGAGTTGTCAGACCTACTCTAGGGGGTCTCACTTCGAAGGTGATTATGCTGGGAGCAACATTTTTTGTAGCGTCGGAGATACTTGAGTTGGTAGAGAATGCAGGTGCCATAAGTGATATAGCTGGAAAGGCAAGACTGTTTTTGATTCTTCCTGTGGCACTACTGGATGCATTCTTCATTCTGTGGATATTCACTTCTCTTTCCAAAACTCTAGAGAAACTCCAGGTACTTGAAGTGCTTCAGTTTCTCCTCGATTCCAGTCTCTATGGAATCTTATCTCACTTCGCTTAGTGTAATTTTGTTTACTACATTTTCACCAGTACAACTTTTAGGTTAATAATATGTTCAAAGGTATCTAATAATTACTTTGTGGTTCTTGACAGGCTAGACGGTTGATGGCTAAGCTGGACATTTACAGGAACTTCACGAATGCTTTGGGTGTCGCTGTTGTTGTATCTGTTTGTTGGATCGGATATGAGGTAATAAAGATTAGTTCTGCTAATGTTGTCTTCTTCAACAGCAGGGACAAATATAGTCTTTATGCTCCTTTGACCTCAACCGCAAAGAAACTTGATTATCTGAAAAGAAAATTTTCCATAGACCCACTTGCTTAATATTACAATTTTGTATATGACTGCCTACATGATTAGATAATGCTATTTTCCTGCAGCTTTACTTCAAGTCAACTGACATATACAACGAGAACTGGCAGAGGGCTTGGATCATTCCTGCCTTTTGGCAAATTCTTTCCTTTTCTGTTCTCGGCGTGATTGCTGTTCTTTGGGCACCCTCCCAGAATTCAACTAGGTAAATCCCTGGATCTTAGGGATCTTGCAATTTCATTTCATTCCTGAACACTGAATAACACCAACCTCAATTAGTCAAAGAACAATGTGTAGGGTTGAAATGCTTAAAAGACTGACAATACTTAGGATAAGCAGTGCTAGCGTAAACCTTGAGACAAGAAGTTGATCTTTGGAGAGAAGGTCCATTTGATTGTTGTGGTCTGATCACAAGTGCTACAGACTTGGTAGTTTGAAAATAGTAGTTGTAGTTGAAAATTTTGGACAAAGAGAACAAGGTCTTAGTAAACTGCAACGCGACATGATAATCCATTTAACTGTTTGATTGGTtgcaaaaaaaaagaagaagataacAGTGATATTCATGCAGCATTTCCGGTAAGTGTTTTTCAAATTCACGCctctttctttttctcctcttttAGATTTGCTTACTCAGAGGATGGGTTCGAAGATTTTGATCGAGAGGAATCCCTCTCGTTAATAAAACCTGGACCAATTCCTCCAAGAGATACTCACAGTTATACTGATGCCAAATCAACTTTGGGCTTCAACACCACCAACTCACACAATGAAGACATTGAGGAAGATAAAAGGGCGTAGCAAAGTCACTACTTCATCTCTACCTGCATGAATTTGCTGGTTCATGCCATCAGAGAATTCAATAAGCAGTATCAAATTGATATAATGAGGTCTTCCACTCCCCCATAATATTAGCTTTGCATTTAGACCTTATTTATCATGTTGTAGCATGGCCGTGTAGTTAATAATTTTGATTTCACATTTTTGTTCAAAATTTTAGTTGGATTATCCACTATACGATGGCTgtataaaattgaaattttttatcgCTTCATTATGGTTTCAAGCATTTTGTAGCTCAACTACTAATTTGCATTAGTTCAATTATTAAATTCAGGTCTATGTGAATCTTGTCGAGTAATTGTAGTAAAAAGTAAATTCGTCGTCGCACAATCGATCCTACAATTATTTGTGAGATAAAtcgaaaaattataattaattagtacggaaaggatttttttttctcaacttGATTGAAATTCGAACCTAACTCTACCTAATACGATCCACGTACAATAACGTGTAAATCAATCCTTTATATTTTCCAGGTGTAATTTGTATCTCACAGATCAATATTCACCTCCCACGTCATCTACTTTTGCGCTCTTGCTAGGCTTCCAGCATCGAATACCGTTCACGCTGTGCCGAGATTAACACTGGATACGATCCCTTGCATCTTCTTGTTCGCATCGCCGCTCTCGCTCGCTTAAATAATTACAGAGAAAACGCTGGTAGTTCTCTCGCTACCACTTCTCCTCCATTTCCCCCGTCGCCACCATGCTCGCGCTACGCGTCCCCTCCATGGACGGGCTCCGCCTCAGCTCCTCTTCTCCCCTCCCCGACCACCGGCGCTCCCGCTCCGTAGCACTACGCCGGCTTCTCGCTGTTCGAGTCTCCGCGGCCGCGTCTCGCAGAGAGGCCGATCCCAAGAAACGGGTGGTCATCACCGGGATGGGACTGGTTTCCGTGTTCGGCAACGACCTGGAAACCTATTACGAGAAGCTACTCCAAGGGGAGAGCGGGATCGGGCCCATTGACCGGTTCGACGCCTCCAAGCTCCCCACCAGGTTCGCCGGACAGATCAGGGGGTTCTCTTCGGAGGGGTACATCGACGGGAAGAATGATCGAAGGCTGGACGACTGTTTGAGGTATTGCCTGGTTAGTGGCAAGAAGGCCCTTGAGAGCGCCGGCCTCGGCCTTGGGAGCGAAGCCATTGCCAAGGTTAGATTTGCATCCTTTGTGACTGACTGAGGTTTTCTTCTTTACTGTTCTCTACCAAATTCGATGTGTCTTCATTTTGGTGCTCACATTTATGGACTCTCCCTTTCGTCGTCACGACTTGCTTCCGTGGCACATGAATGACATCTCCTGGTTCGTCTTGTCCGATGAGATCCTTGTCAGTACCGCTCCGGCATCAGTATCTTCCTCATCTTCTCAAGAGGCTCTTCCTTCCTCTTCGACGACCTCTATTGACTCTTCATCCTTCGTTGTTATGCCCCAATCCACCCAGTGCAATCCCTCGGTAGATTCTTCTTAGATGTATGGACATCAAATGGCTCAGGATAAGGTTGGATGAGTACAACTCAAGAGGCGCAAACCAAAAGTGTGGAATTGTTAATATAACGACCAGAATGGTTTGGGCAAATTTACCCTGGATCAATAGAAGCAGTCTCTCTTCTCGCTCCTGTGACAAAGGTCTTCTTCCTTTCTGCAGACAAAGTTCGCTACCGAAATTGCGCACTATGGTGAGCACATTCTGGTGATCTTGTTTCTGAGTCGGGTGGACTGTGGCTCTTCCCTAGGAAAGTGTACGATCTCGTTGTATGGTCGTAGCCTAGAGGAAACTTTCTAGACTGCAATTACAACCATTGGGTTTAAGATAGCAACTATGTGCTTCAGGATCGTTGATTTCTACAACTCGACAAGCTATCCTTTTGATCAACCGGTGACCAAGTTCCACAAATCTACTATTTTATCTTATATCTACAACTGTCATTTAATTCCATTCAGTCTCTTGTTTCAGCATCAAAAGATCAGTCTTCACTCTGATCCTACACCTATAATTCTTCCTATAGACTTGAACCAACAACGCCAGTGCTACTCCTTTTAAGTTGAAACATTTTGCGTTTTTAATCACATCATCAAACAGTTCTTTGTTTAGAAATCTTATCATCATCTAAGAATGCATATATAATCCTATGACCAAGTGGGTCGCTCAATCTTGCATTAGGTGGTAACTCGGAGGTCACACATTTGTAGATGTGTTACTAATATCCTATCATCCTGAAGATTATGCAAATAGTCCTTAGGCTGGTGTGTCATTTGTTCCGACCTAATTGGTAATCTGAAGTTTCTGCAATATATATAATCATCCTTAATCTTGTTTGTTGAAAATTGAAGAAATTTGCAACACCTTAAGTTTGAAAGGGTCTTAAAGGAAGAATATTTTCTCATAGTCTCCTATTCGATTTACATTAATTCCTTCCTGATTTGCTTTGTTTATTTTTCAATTCACCAAAATATATTACTATATGTTAGTATGCACCAATATGTATATTCTTTTGTATTTTTCTGTAATTATCATTATgttaactttcttttaaaatggAGCCTAATATATCATTTGTTATTATTATAACAAGTATGGTATCATTGTCCCTCATATTATATCAGCAgactctaaaatattttttaaaacagatagGATTTGAGTGGAAATTCCTAGTTTTGGGgtgaaattgataaaaaaaagctGACACTTGGAATCTTGCTTCATAGTTCAGCTTTGACATTCATTAACATAATACATTTAGAGCTAGTGGAGCAAGGGCTTCAACTGTTTTGGTTCTATAACTTCCTTCACTAAGTTCTGGTGCCACTTGTCAACCCTATTTCTTTCAGTAATTCATAAGCTGTCTGGTGGAGTCCTTGATCTTCTTTTCATGGGTGAGTTGTTGAACTAATAAGCTTATTTCTTCTTTTCATAGGTGAGTTGTTGAACTATTAATCTTGTTTCTAACTGAGTAGTTTTATCTGGTAAGAAATAGTGTCCTTGCTAACTATATAGTAAGGAATTTCAAACAAACCTCAATAATGAAGCAAAAAATGCAATAATGTTGAGATCATTGGAAACAGCAAAGAAGACATGCTCTGATAATCGTTAATGTTTGCACTTCGCCTAATCTCATCAGACAACAGGTTTGGTGATTAATTTTTCAAGAAGATTTGGCATGATTAACATCCAAGATGTTTCAATAAAAGTTGCTGCCAACAACGACCCAAATTTTAGCACCATACATTAATTGAGGGCATTATCACATCAGTAAAGAGAATGTGAATATGCAAGATCAATGTAGAACTTACAAAATGCGATGTAGACCAGCAATAAGCACACCCTTCTTCCTAACTTTTATATGTTTAATACAGAGTTAAATTGTTTAAGTTTTTTCTCTAAGTGGTTAACAAATGATGAacttatttttgttattttcacCATTTCATTACGTAGTATTTGGTTTGTTCTTTTTAACTAGCTAGTTTTTTTTTAGCAGATTGACAAGGTTCGCGCTGGTGTTCTTGTCGGTACTGGCATGGGCGGCCTTAGTGTCTTTTCTGATGGTGTTCAGGCTCTTATTGAGAAAGGCCACAGGAAAATAACTCCTTTTTTTATTCCATATGCAATAACAAACATGGGTTCTGCACTACTTGCAATGGACATTGGTTTCATGGGTCCTAACTACTCAATTTCTACTGCTTGTGCAACTTCAAATTATTGCTTTTATGCTGCCGCTAATCATATTCGTTGTGGTGAGGCTGATATAATGATTGCTGGTGGTACTGAAGCTGCAATCATTCCAATTGGTGTGGGAGGTTTTATTGCGTGTAGAGCGTTATCTCAGAGGAATGATGATCCTGAAACTGCATCAAGACCATGGGATAAGGACAGAGATGGTTTTGTTATGGGAGAAGGTGCTGGTGTATTGGTATGTACTAAcctatttttattattcttttgcCATGTATTTTGTTGAGATGTGTTATCAGGGTTATCTTTTCTTGATTCACTTCAATGAACTTTTCTAAGTTTCATATGTACAAGCACTATCCCTCAAGTTTTAGAATCTACAAACAGGATCCATTGTGGTTCCTATGGGACTCACCAATTTCATTTATTTGCTCTGCGGCAAGTTCCCATTGGCCACTGGTCAAATCTGTTGCACCCTTTTTATCTTGGAGTCTTTCCAACTTAGAAGTGGACTGAAGCTGAAATATAGATCCAGATCAATACAGAAAGATGTTGGAAAATGGTCATTGATAATTATttgttattatatgattgtttttttcttcttcaaaTGGTTACTTGCCACATTCCTATTATTTGTTTTTGGTACCAAATGGAAACTTGCATTTTGAGATATAAAAAATTACTAATTTGAGGAACTCAAGCTTATGCAAGTCTGCAGCATGGTTTCATTCATGCTATGTTCTGATGTGGTACGCTGACAGGTCCATCAAAGGAAAAAGGGTTGAGTATCTTTTCCTCATCCATACCCAATTTTTTTTGTAACTTTAGTTTTCTGTGATCCAAATATAGTATGAGAGGTTACTCAAATTTGAGCtagttattattatttaaaaaatcataggcCTTTAGCTATGCAAGTCAATGCCACTAGTGACAAAAACATTTTAGAATCTTATAATGTAGGATAAGTGGAACCTTGCTAATTCGTGATTTTAGTTTGATAAAGTACGAGAAAATGGACAGCTGGAAAGTTGATGGCGTTGGTATTACAAAATACAAATGGTTATGTCATGCATTGTGATGAACCATCTAATTCTCAGAGTTCCACAATTTATAACTTGGTTAGGCTTAATAACCACAGACTAGATAGGGCTACCTCAAAATTTGTTGCTTTTCAACTTGTGAAAAATTAGATGGCGTTATCCCAATTCCAAGATTTATGGTTAGTTACATATGATTTTTAGTGCTTAATGCCCATGCAACTCATCTAGCATGACAAATAGTAACATTGGCTAACTTGGGCAAATAATGACTGTGATTCATATGGATATTGCTTTCTATCATTTCTTACTGTGTGGAAACACCTTGTCTAGGTTCTGGAGAGTCTTGAACATGCTATGAAACGAGATGCTCCAATTATTGCTGAGTACCTTGGAGGTGCTGTAAACTGTGATGCCTACCATATGACAGATCCTCGAGCAGATGGACTTGGCGTTTCATCTTGCATTCAGAAAAGCCTTGAAGATGCTGGTGTGGCTCCAGAAGAGGTAATagataatttttggttcaactctCAAAGCATACAGATTATTTATCAACTTTGTTTCACTCTTCATTGACTCTAGAAAAGACATTATTTGATTTATCGTTAAACAGATGAAATTCCATGTTAATTATTTTGATCAAGCTTACATGCTTATGTCCTTGTATGCGTATATCATATAAATTATCGTTGTTTTATATATCTATGCCGtatagttttgatcaaaatttctTTTGTTTACCTATCACATATTTTCTGGGGGTATTTTGTGTCCTTGTTTTGCAAGCACATGGTTTGTCATATAAAAAAACTGCAAACTGAATGGTCTAGCTACTGCTAAATGGAAAGTTTTCTCTAGGTTTGTTCTCTTTATTTATGTCCAAATTAGAATGTTGTGTATCTGGAATCCATCACTTTCCTTACAAAAATTTGTAATTTTATATGGTTCTACTCGTAGTATAACTCCTAATATGGCAATACAAGAGCAATATGTTACACTTACATCGCTTATAACCTATTTCTCCTCTTGACAAGAAAACTGCCACTTGACTCACATGAAATTTGACATTTGAAACTCAATATGCCATATGTGAGAGCGACTCTAAATGATGTAATGAACAGCACATCAGCACTTGCAAGAGTTTCCTAATTCTGAAAATTCTTTCCAAACTTCTCTGGATGACCTTGATTTTCAGGTTAATTATATAAATGCCCATGCAACTTCCACACTTGCGGGAGATCTAGCTGAGGTGAATGCcattaaacaagttttcaagAATCCATCTGGGATCAAAATGAATTCTACGAAGGCAAGGACCTTCTTGTCATCTTTGAATGACTTGAAATTGCTTTATGTTTTTCTGAGATGCTCATGTTCCTCCTTTTTTCAGTCTATGATAGGACACTGCCTTGGTGCAGCAGGAGGTCTAGAGGCTATCGCTACTG from Zingiber officinale cultivar Zhangliang chromosome 6B, Zo_v1.1, whole genome shotgun sequence carries:
- the LOC121988417 gene encoding 3-oxoacyl-[acyl-carrier-protein] synthase I, chloroplastic-like, coding for MLALRVPSMDGLRLSSSSPLPDHRRSRSVALRRLLAVRVSAAASRREADPKKRVVITGMGLVSVFGNDLETYYEKLLQGESGIGPIDRFDASKLPTRFAGQIRGFSSEGYIDGKNDRRLDDCLRYCLVSGKKALESAGLGLGSEAIAKIDKVRAGVLVGTGMGGLSVFSDGVQALIEKGHRKITPFFIPYAITNMGSALLAMDIGFMGPNYSISTACATSNYCFYAAANHIRCGEADIMIAGGTEAAIIPIGVGGFIACRALSQRNDDPETASRPWDKDRDGFVMGEGAGVLVLESLEHAMKRDAPIIAEYLGGAVNCDAYHMTDPRADGLGVSSCIQKSLEDAGVAPEEVNYINAHATSTLAGDLAEVNAIKQVFKNPSGIKMNSTKSMIGHCLGAAGGLEAIATVKAITTGWLHPSINQFNPEPSVEFDTVANKKQQHEVNVAISNSFGFGGHNSVVVFAPFRA
- the LOC121988416 gene encoding transmembrane protein 87A-like, with the translated sequence MARLDPCIAPPLLGFVVFCGILAPFVDGSVHSYVGEKFVPKGNAFILHGGSEGLYASVPGGNATSGSGESFIRFDKITFTRTEEAAQSSKEMDSVMVQAIVFEVEDREIIGGSAYGGQRAICCTSDLAKLGACTQGTVIYRTSKQNPNWPQVITATFSAKNHVTTLPSHSISITRTGMYNLYFIYCDPSLKGLVIEGKTVWKNPSGYLPGRMAPLMYFYGVMSFAFVILGMFWFSQYVRFWREVLPLQNCITLVITLGMFEMALWYFEYAEFNATGLRPIGITFWAVTFGTVKRTVSRVIILVVSMGYGVVRPTLGGLTSKVIMLGATFFVASEILELVENAGAISDIAGKARLFLILPVALLDAFFILWIFTSLSKTLEKLQARRLMAKLDIYRNFTNALGVAVVVSVCWIGYELYFKSTDIYNENWQRAWIIPAFWQILSFSVLGVIAVLWAPSQNSTRFAYSEDGFEDFDREESLSLIKPGPIPPRDTHSYTDAKSTLGFNTTNSHNEDIEEDKRA